Proteins from a single region of Candidatus Rubrimentiphilum sp.:
- a CDS encoding DsbA family protein, which yields MAVVELTAYIDVLSSWCYVGDLALQKIEKKYGDRLRVEWKIAQLFDFGPLPYTRDQLTWYYARTAKISGVQMNAAWVDTPEATTLHANVAAEAARTLGVTDMSLVRALNYANVIEGKPLGRREPALDEAARLSGLDRAELDRVMRDPATTERIKRTTAEFENLHLPQRPSYIVRNPTGDLAMLSGIYTFESLDAVIGEMLHASEITEQVGPEPA from the coding sequence ATGGCGGTTGTCGAGCTCACGGCCTACATCGACGTCCTCTCATCCTGGTGCTACGTCGGCGATCTGGCGTTGCAGAAAATCGAAAAGAAGTACGGCGATCGCCTCCGCGTCGAATGGAAGATCGCTCAGCTCTTCGATTTCGGGCCATTGCCGTACACGCGCGATCAGCTGACTTGGTATTATGCGCGCACCGCAAAGATAAGTGGCGTGCAGATGAATGCAGCTTGGGTCGACACGCCCGAGGCAACGACGCTTCATGCGAACGTGGCGGCGGAAGCTGCGCGCACGCTTGGCGTGACTGATATGAGCTTGGTGCGGGCGCTCAATTATGCGAACGTCATCGAAGGCAAGCCGCTCGGGCGCCGTGAGCCGGCACTCGATGAAGCCGCGCGCCTGTCAGGTTTGGATCGTGCTGAGCTCGATCGGGTCATGCGCGATCCGGCGACGACGGAACGCATCAAACGCACGACGGCTGAGTTTGAAAACCTTCATTTGCCGCAACGACCCTCGTATATCGTGCGAAATCCAACCGGCGATCTCGCGATGCTCTCGGGAATTTATACATTTGAATCCTTGGATGCCGTAATAGGCGAGATGCTGCATGCCTCCGAGATCACCGAGCAGGTCGGCCCCGAACCGGCGTGA
- a CDS encoding GNAT family protein produces the protein MREAGEEDVRFIASLFKLPHAREFLNEPGRDAILGLIEDPQSEAFIVEADGKDFGYFTMHDRGWLVELGVLVVTNTGLGAGPFAMRWGVQEAFKRGAHRISIEIREDNDRARAMCERLGFRAEGLHRDGFRDAVTGEYKNLIPYGLLRTDLRPVT, from the coding sequence ATGCGGGAGGCCGGCGAAGAAGACGTTCGGTTTATCGCGAGCCTCTTTAAGCTGCCGCATGCGCGCGAATTCCTTAACGAGCCGGGCCGCGATGCGATTTTGGGTTTGATCGAAGATCCGCAAAGCGAAGCGTTCATTGTTGAGGCCGATGGTAAGGATTTCGGCTACTTTACGATGCACGATCGCGGCTGGCTGGTAGAACTCGGCGTGCTAGTCGTAACGAACACAGGACTTGGCGCCGGGCCGTTCGCGATGCGCTGGGGTGTGCAAGAGGCGTTCAAGCGCGGCGCGCACCGTATTTCCATTGAAATCCGTGAAGACAACGATCGTGCTCGCGCGATGTGCGAGCGGCTCGGTTTTAGAGCCGAAGGACTCCACCGCGACGGCTTCCGCGATGCCGTGACAGGCGAATACAAGAATTTGATCCCATATGGTTTGCTCCGGACGGACCTGCGACCGGTCACTTGA
- a CDS encoding MarR family winged helix-turn-helix transcriptional regulator — MIGIIRALGLHKPDTTPCGQPLSVGEAQALLEIAREPGISQNGLAQRLDLDKSTVSRLVGMLERRSWIERVRDRNDSRFYHLRLTAAGTKANANLASSRRAKFERIFQAIPRSQRTAVAASLSALVEAIDES; from the coding sequence ATGATAGGCATCATCCGGGCTCTGGGTCTGCACAAACCTGACACGACGCCGTGCGGTCAGCCGCTATCAGTCGGCGAAGCCCAGGCGCTCCTCGAGATCGCACGCGAGCCCGGAATCTCGCAAAACGGTTTGGCACAACGTCTGGATCTCGACAAGAGTACCGTGAGCCGTTTGGTGGGCATGTTGGAGCGGCGTTCGTGGATCGAGCGCGTGCGCGACCGCAACGATTCGCGTTTTTATCACCTGCGCTTGACCGCCGCAGGCACAAAGGCGAATGCAAATCTTGCATCGTCGCGCCGCGCGAAGTTCGAGCGCATCTTTCAAGCGATTCCGCGCTCGCAGCGCACGGCCGTGGCGGCTTCGCTTTCCGCCCTTGTGGAGGCTATCGATGAATCTTAA
- a CDS encoding outer membrane beta-barrel protein, with amino-acid sequence MSLSRILIAVCVLLLGLSGRAYAQATDDFKGFYVGATVGGAQIHSNPSTTTTFSPTGYFANSSPVAIGQIGQQPVTATGFTGGVQAGYNFQFSHFVFGLEADYNTMNLSGTKTATNFYPCCPPPNNTFTITQTVSTTGLFTGRARLGIANGHYLAYITGGVASATVNYTAVFTDTFATAHENGGYNATRSGSVFGFGAEDKINPKVTLKGEYLFANFGTLSSTSTNLTAFTPPIAFPTNVFTHSAGLSASLVRFGVNFHF; translated from the coding sequence ATGTCTCTCTCGAGGATTCTTATTGCGGTATGCGTCTTGCTGCTCGGTTTGAGCGGAAGAGCGTACGCGCAAGCCACCGACGATTTCAAGGGCTTCTACGTGGGCGCAACCGTCGGCGGAGCTCAGATTCACTCCAACCCTTCCACGACGACAACCTTTAGCCCGACGGGCTACTTTGCTAATTCAAGCCCGGTGGCCATCGGCCAAATCGGCCAGCAACCAGTAACGGCCACCGGCTTTACCGGCGGCGTGCAGGCCGGATACAATTTCCAATTCAGTCACTTCGTTTTCGGGCTTGAAGCAGACTACAATACGATGAACCTTTCCGGCACCAAGACCGCCACGAATTTCTATCCTTGCTGCCCGCCTCCCAACAACACGTTCACCATAACTCAAACCGTCTCGACCACGGGACTGTTTACGGGACGGGCAAGGCTTGGAATCGCGAACGGACACTATCTTGCCTACATAACGGGCGGCGTCGCGTCGGCTACGGTCAATTACACGGCCGTGTTTACCGACACGTTCGCGACCGCGCATGAAAACGGCGGATATAATGCGACGCGGTCCGGTTCGGTCTTCGGCTTCGGCGCGGAAGACAAGATCAATCCGAAGGTGACGTTAAAAGGTGAATACCTCTTCGCCAACTTCGGCACTTTGTCGTCCACGAGCACGAACTTGACGGCGTTTACACCGCCGATTGCGTTTCCGACGAACGTTTTCACGCACTCGGCGGGTCTGAGCGCGTCGCTCGTCCGGTTCGGCGTAAACTTCCACTTCTAG
- a CDS encoding YifB family Mg chelatase-like AAA ATPase, giving the protein MLSLAFSAAMLGIDGYVVRVEADSSPGSPGLAIIGLPDRALNEARERVRSAIFNSGFAYPAGRLLINLSPADVRKEGPAFDLSIALALLAIDEQIDRLALQNFVALGELALDGSLRPVHGILPMVLGARNAGFTKLIVPRANAEEAALVEDIELYAVDSMQNAFAAISGHGAKWRTRTVTPALSPLDEVLYGDFSDVKGQLAAKRAMEIAAAGGHNLLLLGPPGCGKTMLARRLPSILPPMTPLEALEVTKVYSVAGLLGSRPGIVRARPFRFPHHTISQTALVGGGSVVKPGEISLAHHGVLFLDELPEFARGAIEVMRQPIEEGTVTIARASGTFTYPARFMLVASMNPCPCGYRGTRSAECRCDDAAVARYVSKLSGPLLDRIDLQIEVSRVPFDDMVRGEGAERSSAIRGRVLAARERQAARFAGTALTCNADIPANRTRAYCRLDSSAMQLLAHASARKQFSARALDRIARAARTVADLADCDEILAEHVAEAVHYRSLERLATAA; this is encoded by the coding sequence GTGCTTTCACTTGCGTTTTCCGCCGCGATGCTCGGCATCGACGGCTACGTCGTGCGCGTCGAAGCTGATAGTTCGCCCGGCTCACCCGGGCTCGCGATCATCGGCCTGCCGGACCGCGCGCTCAACGAGGCGCGCGAACGCGTGCGCAGCGCGATCTTTAACTCCGGTTTCGCGTATCCGGCGGGACGGCTGCTCATCAACCTCTCGCCCGCGGACGTGCGCAAGGAGGGGCCGGCCTTCGATCTTTCCATCGCGTTGGCATTGCTCGCGATCGACGAGCAGATCGACCGGCTCGCGTTGCAAAACTTCGTCGCGCTCGGCGAGCTCGCACTCGACGGATCGCTGCGCCCGGTGCATGGAATTCTGCCGATGGTGCTCGGCGCGCGCAACGCCGGATTCACCAAACTCATCGTCCCGCGCGCTAATGCCGAGGAAGCGGCGCTCGTGGAAGATATCGAACTGTACGCGGTCGACTCGATGCAAAACGCGTTCGCCGCGATCTCCGGTCACGGCGCAAAGTGGCGCACTCGCACGGTCACGCCGGCACTATCGCCGCTCGACGAAGTGCTGTACGGCGATTTTAGCGACGTAAAAGGGCAACTCGCCGCCAAGCGCGCGATGGAGATCGCCGCGGCCGGCGGACACAATCTGCTGTTACTCGGACCGCCGGGCTGCGGTAAGACGATGCTCGCGCGGCGATTGCCCTCGATTCTTCCACCGATGACGCCGCTCGAAGCGCTCGAGGTAACCAAAGTGTACAGCGTTGCCGGTCTACTCGGATCGCGGCCCGGCATCGTGCGCGCCCGGCCGTTCCGTTTCCCGCATCACACCATCAGCCAGACCGCGCTCGTCGGTGGCGGCAGCGTCGTAAAGCCCGGTGAGATCAGTCTGGCGCATCACGGCGTACTTTTTCTGGACGAGCTTCCCGAGTTTGCGCGCGGCGCGATTGAAGTGATGCGCCAGCCGATCGAAGAGGGAACCGTTACGATCGCGCGCGCGTCCGGAACGTTCACCTATCCTGCGCGCTTCATGCTGGTCGCCTCCATGAATCCGTGTCCGTGCGGATACCGGGGAACGCGCAGCGCGGAGTGCCGCTGCGACGACGCCGCCGTCGCGAGGTACGTTTCAAAACTTTCCGGTCCCCTGCTCGATCGCATCGACCTGCAGATTGAGGTAAGCCGCGTACCGTTCGACGACATGGTGCGCGGCGAAGGCGCGGAACGCTCGTCGGCAATTCGTGGACGCGTGCTTGCCGCACGCGAACGGCAGGCTGCCCGTTTTGCGGGTACGGCGCTCACGTGCAACGCGGATATTCCGGCCAATAGAACGCGCGCGTATTGCCGGCTCGATTCGAGCGCGATGCAACTTTTGGCCCATGCCAGCGCGCGCAAGCAGTTCTCAGCCCGCGCGCTGGATCGCATCGCGCGCGCCGCCCGCACAGTCGCCGACCTGGCGGACTGCGACGAGATCCTTGCCGAACACGTGGCGGAAGCCGTGCACTATCGAAGCCTGGAGCGCCTCGCTACCGCGGCCTAG
- a CDS encoding sodium:solute symporter family protein — protein sequence MRLSTADLLTIAAFFAINLGIGLYYARRGSKSLSDFFLSGRSVPWWLAGTSMVATTFAADTPLVVTKLVADNGIAGNWLWWSMAGSGILTVFFFAALWRRSGVLTDVEFIELRYSGKPAAALRGVRAVYQGLIVNTIIMGWVNLAIAKIMLVVLGIPKWEAILVCLVLTALYVSIGGLWSVLVTDVLQFIVKMSMIIALAIAAVAAVGGIGALKAKLAIYDLHHHIAGGGSHLDFFPTSNAAYMPLLTFLVYVSVAWWASSYPGSEPGGGGYIAQRIFSSKDEKNAILATLFFNVAHYALRPWPWILVALASLILYPGGVLSPDTHKVDFELNYVRTMVDYLPVSLRGLMLAGFLSAYMSTIGTQLNLGASYMTNDLYRRFFRPNESQQHYVTVSRIATILAMLIALGATFYMTSITDAWKYLITFTAGVGLVMILRWYWWRVNAWTEISALLASGITATTLQFVHVVPPDDPNAVAINLLITVAVTTVVWIVVTMATKPEPMDVLTRFYERVRPNPLGWGAVAASSLAKDERQLVVSALDWLAGCALVYFSLFGIGRLALGQIGWGIALLVLAAGCLTFILWDLRRRNWETLALPTVSPQRSQGG from the coding sequence ATGAGGCTCAGCACCGCCGATCTCCTGACCATCGCCGCGTTCTTTGCGATCAATCTGGGGATCGGACTGTACTACGCCCGCCGCGGGAGCAAGAGTCTTAGCGACTTCTTCCTATCGGGGCGAAGCGTTCCGTGGTGGCTCGCCGGCACGTCGATGGTTGCCACGACGTTTGCGGCCGACACTCCGCTGGTCGTTACGAAACTCGTTGCCGACAACGGTATTGCCGGCAACTGGCTGTGGTGGAGCATGGCGGGGTCCGGAATCCTCACGGTGTTTTTCTTTGCCGCGCTCTGGCGCCGGTCCGGAGTTTTGACGGACGTCGAGTTTATCGAGCTGCGCTATTCGGGCAAACCGGCCGCCGCGCTGCGCGGCGTGCGCGCCGTCTATCAAGGCTTGATCGTCAACACGATCATCATGGGTTGGGTGAACCTCGCGATTGCGAAGATCATGCTGGTCGTTCTTGGGATTCCGAAATGGGAAGCAATTCTCGTTTGCCTGGTCCTGACCGCATTATACGTTTCGATCGGCGGACTGTGGAGCGTCCTGGTTACCGACGTCCTTCAATTCATCGTGAAGATGTCGATGATAATCGCGCTCGCCATTGCAGCGGTCGCGGCGGTCGGCGGTATCGGCGCGCTGAAAGCCAAGCTCGCGATTTATGACTTGCATCACCACATCGCCGGCGGCGGTTCGCATCTCGATTTCTTTCCGACAAGCAATGCGGCATATATGCCACTGCTCACCTTCCTCGTGTACGTCTCCGTAGCGTGGTGGGCGTCGTCGTATCCCGGCTCCGAGCCGGGCGGCGGAGGCTACATCGCGCAGCGTATCTTTTCATCGAAAGACGAGAAGAACGCGATCCTCGCGACGCTGTTCTTCAACGTTGCGCATTACGCGCTGCGTCCTTGGCCGTGGATCCTCGTTGCGCTCGCGTCGCTAATTCTCTATCCGGGCGGTGTGCTGAGTCCGGATACGCATAAGGTTGACTTCGAACTCAACTACGTGCGGACGATGGTGGATTATTTGCCGGTGTCGCTGCGCGGGTTGATGCTCGCCGGCTTCCTGAGCGCGTACATGTCCACCATCGGGACGCAGCTCAATCTCGGCGCGTCGTATATGACCAACGACCTGTATCGCCGCTTCTTCAGGCCGAATGAAAGCCAACAACACTACGTAACCGTTTCGCGCATTGCAACTATTCTGGCAATGCTCATCGCGCTCGGTGCAACGTTCTACATGACTTCGATCACCGACGCGTGGAAATATCTCATCACCTTCACCGCGGGCGTCGGCCTGGTCATGATCCTTCGCTGGTACTGGTGGCGGGTCAATGCGTGGACGGAAATCTCGGCGCTGCTCGCCTCAGGCATCACGGCGACGACGCTGCAATTCGTTCACGTTGTTCCGCCCGACGATCCGAATGCCGTTGCGATCAATCTGCTCATCACTGTCGCCGTCACAACTGTCGTATGGATTGTCGTGACGATGGCCACCAAGCCCGAACCGATGGACGTGCTGACGCGATTCTACGAACGGGTCCGGCCGAATCCGCTCGGCTGGGGCGCGGTCGCCGCATCGAGCCTGGCCAAAGACGAGCGGCAGCTGGTGGTGTCGGCACTGGACTGGCTGGCGGGATGCGCCCTGGTCTACTTTTCGCTGTTTGGCATCGGCCGTCTGGCGCTCGGCCAAATCGGCTGGGGGATAGCGCTGCTTGTCTTGGCGGCCGGATGCCTGACGTTCATCCTGTGGGACCTGAGGCGGCGCAACTGGGAGACGCTCGCGTTACCCACCGTTTCTCCACAGCGCTCACAGGGGGGCTAG
- a CDS encoding substrate-binding domain-containing protein, with the protein MKKFGLATLAAMAVLLPACSSNSSTTTTTNAGAKTIGVSIQDLEAQFYQQMEAGMKSEAAKYGYKITFVDASRDSSRQQSQVEDFISRKVDAIVLTPYDSQAIGSAIVAANDAKIPVFTADIANASTQGVVISHVASNNVQGGQQAGMLMCTALHGSGTVAIIDEPEVTSVQDRVKGFRLALQQKCPNVKVVADVDSGGTRTKANADTGDILQRYKDLKGIFGINDDSALGAVAAIQAAGVTGIAVVGYDASPEAQTAIKNGSMIGDAIQHPDVIGSKTIDVIHDYFLGKKVPARIDVPVGTYTKANAK; encoded by the coding sequence ATGAAGAAATTCGGCTTGGCGACCCTGGCGGCGATGGCAGTTCTGCTCCCCGCCTGTTCCTCGAACTCCAGCACCACGACCACAACGAACGCCGGCGCGAAGACGATCGGCGTCTCGATCCAAGATCTCGAAGCGCAGTTTTACCAACAGATGGAAGCCGGGATGAAATCCGAGGCTGCCAAGTACGGCTACAAGATTACGTTCGTGGACGCCAGCCGCGACAGCTCGCGGCAACAGTCGCAAGTCGAAGATTTTATCTCGCGCAAGGTCGATGCAATCGTATTGACGCCTTACGACTCGCAAGCCATCGGTAGCGCGATCGTCGCCGCGAACGACGCGAAGATCCCTGTCTTCACCGCCGACATTGCCAACGCGAGCACACAAGGCGTCGTGATCTCGCACGTCGCCTCCAACAACGTGCAAGGCGGTCAACAGGCAGGCATGTTAATGTGCACGGCGCTGCATGGTTCGGGTACGGTCGCGATCATCGACGAACCGGAAGTCACAAGCGTGCAGGACCGCGTCAAAGGGTTCCGTCTAGCGCTGCAACAAAAATGCCCGAACGTAAAAGTTGTCGCCGACGTTGATTCCGGCGGCACGCGCACGAAAGCCAACGCCGACACCGGCGACATTTTGCAGCGTTACAAGGATCTTAAAGGCATCTTCGGGATCAACGACGATTCAGCGCTGGGCGCGGTCGCAGCCATTCAAGCTGCCGGCGTAACAGGTATCGCCGTCGTCGGCTATGATGCTTCGCCCGAAGCGCAGACGGCGATCAAGAACGGTTCGATGATAGGCGATGCGATTCAGCATCCCGACGTGATCGGCTCCAAGACCATTGACGTCATTCACGATTATTTCTTGGGCAAGAAGGTTCCGGCGCGCATCGACGTTCCGGTCGGAACCTACACAAAGGCCAACGCGAAATAG